A region from the Leptospira venezuelensis genome encodes:
- the fusA gene encoding elongation factor G — protein MSTAVADFKPTEKLLKTRNIGISAHIDSGKTTLTERILFYTNRIHAIHEVRGKDGVGAKMDSMELERERGITIQSAATYCQWKDYTINIIDTPGHVDFTVEVERSLRVLDSAILVLCGVSGVQSQSITVDRQMRRYNVPRVAFINKLDRTGANPFRVIDQLREKLKHNAVPVQIPIGLEGDLVGIVDLVTMKAVYFEGKDGMEITEKEIPAELQELANKKREELLDAASMFSDELTEAMLEGEPTVEQIKTAIRNGAISLKLTPVFMGSAFKNKGVQKLLDGVLDYLASPVDVVNSALDVKNESEKVVLPSDKDKPLVCLAFKLEDGRYGQLTYVRVYQGKIQKGMTIYNMSNNKKHNVGRLCRMHSDEMEDIDYAEAGDIIALFGIDCASGDTFTDGKMNVSMESMFVPAPVISLTIEAKESKHLNNLAKALNRFTKEDPTFQTHVDQESGQTIIKGMGELHLEVYIERMKREYGVELITGAPQVAYRETITSRADFDYTHKKQTGGQGQFGRVAGFIEPIPLEEDKNYEFVNSVVGGAIPREFISSVDKGFKSCLDRGSMIGFPIIGVKLTINDGSYHDVDSSDMAFQIAGRYAFRQGFSKANPQILEPIMRVEVDGPAEFQGPILASLNQRRGMILNTTEQDGYCKVEAEVPLSDMFGYSTVIRSSTQGKAEFSMEFSRYAPVPRNVAEELMKKYKPNSKEED, from the coding sequence ATGAGCACTGCAGTTGCGGACTTCAAACCCACCGAAAAACTCCTAAAAACTAGGAACATCGGTATTTCCGCCCATATCGATTCAGGGAAAACCACTCTGACCGAGAGGATTCTATTCTATACTAACCGTATCCATGCGATCCACGAAGTTCGTGGTAAAGATGGCGTCGGTGCGAAAATGGACAGTATGGAATTGGAACGCGAGAGAGGGATTACCATCCAATCCGCAGCTACCTACTGCCAGTGGAAAGACTATACTATCAATATTATCGATACTCCGGGCCACGTGGACTTTACCGTTGAGGTAGAGCGTTCCTTACGGGTACTGGATTCCGCTATCTTAGTTCTTTGCGGAGTTTCCGGAGTTCAATCTCAGTCCATCACTGTGGACAGACAGATGCGCCGTTATAATGTTCCCCGTGTAGCTTTTATAAATAAGCTAGACCGTACAGGAGCGAACCCTTTCCGCGTGATCGACCAATTACGTGAGAAATTAAAGCATAACGCTGTTCCAGTTCAAATTCCAATTGGTCTCGAAGGAGACTTAGTAGGAATCGTAGACTTAGTTACGATGAAAGCCGTTTATTTCGAAGGAAAAGACGGAATGGAAATCACTGAGAAGGAAATTCCTGCAGAACTACAAGAGCTTGCTAATAAGAAGAGAGAAGAGCTCTTAGATGCAGCTTCTATGTTCTCAGACGAATTGACTGAAGCTATGCTGGAAGGAGAGCCTACAGTAGAGCAGATCAAAACTGCGATCCGTAACGGAGCGATCTCCTTAAAACTTACCCCAGTTTTCATGGGTTCTGCTTTCAAGAATAAAGGAGTTCAAAAACTTCTGGATGGAGTTTTAGATTACCTAGCTTCTCCAGTAGATGTTGTTAACTCTGCTTTGGACGTTAAAAACGAATCCGAAAAAGTAGTATTACCTTCTGATAAAGACAAACCTCTCGTTTGCCTCGCATTCAAACTCGAGGACGGACGTTATGGCCAGTTGACCTATGTGCGTGTCTACCAAGGAAAGATCCAAAAAGGTATGACCATCTACAATATGTCGAACAACAAGAAACATAACGTTGGTCGTCTATGTCGTATGCACTCGGATGAGATGGAAGATATCGACTACGCAGAAGCTGGTGATATCATCGCATTATTCGGTATCGATTGTGCTTCCGGGGATACTTTTACCGACGGAAAAATGAACGTTTCCATGGAATCCATGTTCGTTCCTGCTCCGGTAATCTCTCTTACAATCGAAGCTAAAGAATCTAAACACTTAAACAACCTTGCAAAAGCTCTTAACCGCTTTACCAAGGAAGACCCTACGTTCCAAACTCACGTAGACCAAGAATCCGGACAAACCATCATCAAAGGGATGGGAGAACTTCACCTCGAAGTTTATATCGAAAGGATGAAAAGGGAATACGGAGTGGAGCTGATCACTGGTGCTCCTCAGGTTGCGTATCGTGAAACTATCACAAGCCGCGCAGACTTCGACTATACCCACAAAAAACAAACGGGTGGTCAAGGTCAGTTCGGTCGTGTCGCTGGATTTATCGAGCCGATCCCATTGGAAGAAGATAAGAATTACGAATTCGTAAACAGTGTAGTGGGTGGAGCAATCCCTCGTGAATTTATCTCTTCTGTAGATAAAGGATTCAAGAGCTGTTTGGATCGTGGAAGTATGATCGGATTCCCTATCATCGGGGTAAAACTGACCATCAACGATGGATCTTACCACGACGTGGACTCTTCCGATATGGCATTCCAGATCGCAGGACGCTATGCATTCCGCCAAGGTTTCAGCAAAGCAAATCCTCAGATCCTTGAGCCTATCATGAGAGTAGAAGTTGACGGTCCTGCGGAATTCCAAGGTCCAATCCTTGCTTCCCTGAACCAAAGACGAGGAATGATCCTAAACACCACTGAGCAAGACGGATATTGCAAAGTGGAAGCAGAAGTTCCTCTTTCTGACATGTTCGGATATTCTACTGTGATCCGTTCTTCCACCCAAGGAAAGGCGGAGTTCTCCATGGAATTCTCTCGTTACGCTCCTGTTCCAAGAAACGTAGCAGAAGAATTGATGAAAAAGTACAAACCAAACTCCAAAGAAGAAGATTGA
- a CDS encoding Crp/Fnr family transcriptional regulator, producing the protein MDLMLESMFSKFGKTFEPNQIIFCENEPGNDFFLIQAGKVKITKTVGNSIKTLDILEQGDIFGEMAILEEQPRSATAIAISEVKVLNFNRANFELLMTKNPTLALKILTIFSVRIYDAKRRLLILLLDDIIGKVADVFLMLYEKMHTHTEFKEVVLNVTVEDVADWCAQPVGEVQKVVNQFAKSGKIEIYSDKIVIHNINDFQRIVSQKRKPS; encoded by the coding sequence ATGGATTTAATGCTCGAGTCGATGTTCTCAAAGTTCGGAAAAACTTTCGAACCAAACCAGATCATATTCTGTGAAAACGAACCAGGAAACGATTTCTTTCTGATCCAAGCTGGAAAAGTAAAGATCACTAAAACTGTTGGGAATTCTATCAAGACCTTAGATATCTTAGAACAAGGAGATATCTTCGGAGAGATGGCGATCTTAGAAGAACAACCCAGAAGCGCGACAGCAATCGCAATCTCAGAAGTAAAAGTTCTTAACTTCAATAGAGCAAACTTCGAACTATTGATGACCAAGAACCCTACTCTGGCGCTCAAGATCCTCACAATATTCTCCGTCAGAATTTACGATGCAAAACGAAGATTGCTTATCCTATTACTGGATGATATCATCGGAAAAGTAGCCGACGTATTCTTAATGTTGTATGAAAAAATGCATACACACACTGAATTCAAAGAAGTCGTGCTCAATGTTACTGTAGAAGACGTAGCAGATTGGTGCGCTCAACCTGTGGGCGAAGTCCAGAAAGTTGTGAATCAATTCGCTAAAAGCGGTAAAATCGAGATATACTCCGATAAAATCGTAATTCACAATATTAACGACTTCCAGAGAATAGTCTCCCAGAAGCGCAAACCTTCTTAA
- a CDS encoding decaprenyl-phosphate phosphoribosyltransferase, with translation MLFSYIKLLRPHQWIKNIILFAGIIFGKKLGDLESVERAIYAFFLFSLTASCQYVLNDFLDRKEDALHPEKKHRPLASGAISPTIALLLTAILLSITLVLSFKLQAEFFYWVAGYLIFNIVYSRFLKHMVILDVMSISFGFVVRAIAGSIVVGVSFSSWLLLCTFMLALYWGFGKRRGELIILEEGAKGHRKILEEYSVNFLDLMMGIVATMTLVTYVMYVTSPHTIENLGTDKMVYTIPIVVYAIFRSLYIIYIKNMGHNPTRAILTDWGVLVAGFLWLLLVVWIMYSGSGQSLPFQL, from the coding sequence ATGTTATTTTCCTATATAAAACTTTTAAGACCCCACCAATGGATAAAAAATATCATCCTATTTGCTGGGATCATATTCGGGAAAAAATTAGGAGATCTGGAATCGGTAGAACGAGCCATTTACGCGTTTTTTCTATTTTCGCTCACAGCAAGTTGCCAATACGTTCTAAACGATTTTCTAGATAGAAAAGAAGACGCACTTCATCCTGAAAAAAAGCATAGGCCTTTAGCTTCCGGGGCAATCTCTCCTACTATAGCACTTTTGCTTACAGCAATTTTACTTTCCATAACTTTAGTTCTATCCTTTAAACTTCAAGCTGAGTTCTTCTATTGGGTTGCTGGTTATCTAATCTTCAATATAGTTTATAGCCGCTTCTTAAAACATATGGTCATCTTAGACGTGATGAGCATTTCTTTCGGGTTCGTAGTGAGAGCGATCGCAGGTTCTATCGTAGTTGGAGTGAGTTTTTCTTCTTGGTTACTTCTGTGTACATTCATGTTGGCTCTTTATTGGGGATTTGGAAAAAGAAGAGGAGAACTTATCATCTTGGAAGAAGGAGCTAAAGGCCATAGAAAGATCCTAGAAGAATATTCTGTTAACTTTTTGGATTTGATGATGGGAATTGTTGCAACAATGACTTTAGTTACCTACGTTATGTATGTTACTAGTCCTCATACTATCGAAAATCTAGGCACTGATAAAATGGTGTATACGATCCCGATCGTAGTTTATGCGATTTTTAGATCTTTGTACATAATCTATATCAAGAACATGGGCCATAATCCTACTCGGGCGATTTTAACGGATTGGGGTGTCCTTGTGGCGGGATTTCTATGGCTTTTGCTCGTCGTTTGGATAATGTATTCAGGTTCCGGACAAAGTCTTCCTTTTCAGTTATAG
- a CDS encoding TrkH family potassium uptake protein: MSPYKFLKRNVNRIARAFLLLSVARILCLAFAGAILVGSFMIYASEEGRTSYADSFYLAASAICVTGLTTVTISELAFSTQVIIMFLFQIGGLGIITFTVLVGILVVRGLSRSTRIAAFVFEAIDSHESADGKSKNAPYVRRILLSILNISVSIELLGAFLLYWAMPEDLSGLPGDPNRVFLSLFTSVSAFNNAGFSIVDDLSFLSREPLSLLVVESLVVMGGIGFPVILFFEKTLLEAFRNVMHRVEVVMETYLMSRALEEGKEPSWIYLILIRMSFWAEERLALYRMALKGEANRIQMKLLLYGTLILVHVGGIGFLLSEWDNPETIGKFNFVDKLFNSFFLSVSSRTAGFNTFDLSEMRSPTYVLLCSLMFVGGGPQGAAGGIKITTFVILLMYLRNVISPQARVTIMGEEVSKNSIAISTRIYFLATISIVFFMLVITIANGHRHGIEEIFFEVMSAFGTVGLTKGLTPYITGVEKFLYPCIMYVGRVGVFTLLIAFTGHSGLGTLGAQDDGVKIQVG, encoded by the coding sequence ATGAGCCCATACAAATTCCTAAAACGAAATGTAAACCGAATTGCCCGGGCGTTTTTGTTACTATCGGTAGCAAGGATACTTTGCCTAGCGTTTGCAGGAGCGATCTTGGTTGGGTCCTTTATGATCTATGCTTCGGAAGAAGGTCGGACCTCCTACGCAGATTCATTCTACCTTGCAGCCTCTGCGATCTGCGTTACCGGATTAACTACTGTTACCATCAGTGAGTTAGCATTCTCCACCCAAGTCATTATCATGTTCTTATTCCAGATCGGTGGATTGGGAATCATTACATTTACAGTTCTTGTAGGGATCTTAGTGGTTCGAGGTCTTTCCAGAAGTACTCGAATTGCTGCATTTGTATTCGAGGCAATAGACTCTCACGAATCTGCGGATGGAAAGAGTAAGAATGCTCCTTATGTTCGAAGGATTTTATTATCAATTTTGAATATATCCGTTTCGATAGAATTGTTGGGTGCATTTTTGTTATATTGGGCAATGCCTGAGGATCTAAGTGGGTTGCCCGGAGATCCAAACAGGGTTTTCTTAAGTTTATTCACTTCTGTTTCTGCATTCAATAACGCGGGATTTTCGATAGTAGATGATCTTTCATTCTTATCAAGAGAACCACTTTCTCTTTTGGTCGTAGAAAGTTTAGTAGTTATGGGCGGTATAGGCTTTCCGGTCATTTTATTCTTTGAAAAAACATTACTAGAAGCTTTTAGAAATGTAATGCATAGAGTAGAAGTTGTCATGGAAACTTATCTCATGTCTCGTGCATTAGAAGAAGGTAAAGAACCTTCTTGGATCTATCTGATTCTGATCCGTATGTCTTTCTGGGCGGAGGAAAGACTTGCTCTCTATAGAATGGCGCTGAAGGGAGAGGCAAATAGGATCCAGATGAAACTTCTACTTTATGGAACTTTAATATTGGTCCATGTGGGAGGGATCGGGTTCCTTTTGTCCGAATGGGATAATCCCGAGACGATCGGGAAGTTCAATTTCGTAGATAAACTATTTAACTCCTTCTTTCTTTCCGTTTCCTCTAGGACTGCTGGATTCAATACATTCGATCTTTCTGAAATGAGGAGCCCAACCTACGTTCTTCTTTGTTCTTTGATGTTCGTCGGAGGTGGTCCTCAAGGGGCCGCGGGCGGTATCAAGATCACAACCTTTGTAATTCTATTAATGTATCTTAGAAATGTGATCAGTCCTCAGGCAAGAGTGACTATCATGGGAGAAGAAGTTTCTAAAAACTCAATCGCGATCTCTACTCGGATCTATTTTTTAGCCACGATCTCCATTGTATTCTTTATGTTGGTGATCACGATTGCAAATGGGCATAGACATGGAATAGAAGAAATATTTTTCGAAGTCATGTCAGCATTCGGAACTGTTGGATTAACAAAAGGATTAACTCCTTATATAACAGGAGTAGAAAAGTTCTTATATCCTTGTATTATGTATGTGGGAAGAGTAGGGGTATTCACTCTTCTGATCGCATTTACAGGTCATTCCGGATTAGGGACCTTGGGAGCCCAAGACGACGGAGTCAAGATCCAAGTAGGATAA
- a CDS encoding amidohydrolase family protein, with product MEWEIVNSKAVTPEGVMENATIRIKDGRISSISSGIPKDILPIRINLRGNFVYPGLINAHDHLLGTYLPKVGTNRPYLNWLPWDNDLKSSVVYAERQQLEPEQLYLLGSYKNLISGVTSVLDHIPHFVQKPFLDKSPVRILERFTLSHSICSYSLGWGDGPQIEYARAKEGNLPFVTHISEGFDEESKNALRELNSLGCLGENTVLVHGIAFGSEDIKTVSKTKANLVWCPESNLFMFGKTAPIQEILEAGINVSLGTDSPMSGSLNIFQEIKVAREFFAKEYGKELDPKIVFKMVTENPAKALRVDNDLGKLEIGKKADLLVLSSEKEDAYQTLCSADLKSVRLVVKDGKPSYGDLSLKDFFDETGVTGREIKIAGTDKYLAGDPLGLLESVTRALGYKKDLAFFPVG from the coding sequence ATGGAATGGGAAATTGTAAATTCTAAAGCCGTAACTCCTGAAGGAGTAATGGAGAATGCAACTATCCGGATCAAGGATGGAAGAATCTCTTCTATATCCTCCGGGATCCCGAAAGATATTTTACCTATCCGTATCAATCTAAGAGGGAATTTCGTTTATCCAGGCCTAATCAACGCTCATGACCATCTTCTTGGGACTTATCTTCCTAAGGTTGGAACAAACCGCCCCTATTTGAATTGGCTTCCTTGGGATAACGATCTCAAGTCTTCCGTAGTATATGCGGAGAGACAACAACTTGAGCCTGAACAACTCTATCTATTAGGTTCTTATAAAAATTTGATCAGCGGAGTGACTTCCGTTTTGGATCATATTCCCCACTTTGTCCAAAAACCGTTTTTGGACAAATCTCCAGTTCGTATCCTGGAACGTTTTACTCTCTCTCATAGTATCTGTTCTTATTCTCTTGGTTGGGGAGATGGGCCTCAGATAGAATACGCGAGAGCAAAAGAAGGAAATCTTCCTTTCGTAACCCATATCTCCGAAGGATTCGACGAAGAATCCAAAAATGCGCTGAGAGAATTAAACTCTCTCGGTTGTTTGGGAGAAAACACAGTACTCGTTCATGGGATCGCTTTCGGTTCAGAAGATATCAAAACGGTTTCAAAAACGAAGGCAAACTTGGTTTGGTGTCCTGAATCCAATTTATTTATGTTTGGAAAAACTGCTCCTATCCAGGAAATCCTGGAAGCAGGGATCAACGTGAGCTTGGGCACGGATTCTCCAATGTCCGGGTCCTTAAATATTTTCCAAGAGATCAAAGTGGCCAGAGAATTTTTTGCCAAAGAATATGGAAAAGAATTGGATCCTAAAATTGTTTTTAAGATGGTCACTGAAAATCCCGCAAAGGCTCTTCGGGTAGATAACGATCTGGGCAAATTGGAAATCGGAAAAAAAGCGGATCTTTTAGTTCTTTCTTCCGAAAAAGAAGACGCATACCAAACACTTTGTTCAGCGGATCTTAAGTCCGTACGTTTGGTAGTGAAGGATGGGAAACCTTCCTACGGCGACCTTTCTTTGAAAGATTTTTTTGACGAAACTGGTGTGACAGGGCGCGAAATTAAGATCGCCGGAACCGATAAATACCTTGCAGGAGACCCCCTAGGGTTGCTAGAATCGGTCACCCGGGCCCTTGGTTACAAAAAGGATTTGGCATTTTTTCCTGTCGGGTGA
- a CDS encoding tetratricopeptide repeat protein: protein MAGPIIRTYKGGSIIYFEKDRSEDIYVLRQGRVVLTYTAIDSGYEVKEDVRLGEFFGVKSALGKYPREETAQVVGGATVLVFKLSDFETFVAEKTHLILKMMKVFSSQLRLVHKKLREILGQAEARNPAFELMNVAEVFYKNNNFEHAAYGFGKYLEHYPSGPYAGRATELQDLARKGTPYPINMPPLVYDAASTRAPMSQENLQNIMKPAAEKTNLGAGTDNTITSLYNRAHTFLNVGKFEEAAAIFKDLMVRTDFKYDSEKKLVDNALFQMGVCFLKLNNLDTASNTFSAYIKKHPSGESVKESLFHLAEIAEQQGDRQRAGMLFGKVALLPPERDSLSQKARQKAKELSA from the coding sequence TTGGCTGGGCCCATAATCCGAACTTATAAAGGCGGTTCTATTATTTACTTCGAGAAAGATCGATCGGAGGATATCTATGTCCTCAGACAAGGTCGAGTCGTTCTCACGTACACCGCAATCGATTCTGGTTACGAAGTAAAAGAAGACGTACGACTGGGAGAATTTTTCGGAGTCAAATCCGCACTTGGAAAGTATCCTAGGGAAGAAACCGCCCAAGTTGTTGGCGGAGCTACCGTCCTAGTTTTCAAACTTTCAGATTTCGAAACATTCGTAGCAGAGAAAACTCATCTAATCTTAAAAATGATGAAGGTATTCTCCAGCCAATTGCGACTGGTTCACAAAAAATTGAGAGAAATCTTGGGTCAGGCAGAAGCTCGAAACCCAGCATTCGAGCTCATGAACGTAGCCGAAGTATTTTATAAAAACAATAACTTCGAACATGCTGCTTATGGATTCGGAAAATACCTAGAACATTATCCTAGCGGGCCTTATGCGGGAAGAGCTACCGAGCTCCAAGACCTAGCAAGAAAGGGAACACCCTACCCTATCAATATGCCTCCACTAGTTTACGACGCTGCTTCTACAAGAGCTCCCATGTCCCAGGAAAATCTGCAGAATATTATGAAACCTGCTGCAGAGAAAACGAATCTTGGAGCCGGCACCGATAATACGATTACTTCTCTCTATAACCGCGCTCATACGTTCTTGAACGTAGGAAAATTTGAAGAAGCAGCAGCAATCTTCAAAGACCTGATGGTTCGCACTGATTTCAAATACGATAGCGAGAAGAAGCTCGTAGACAATGCACTTTTCCAAATGGGAGTCTGCTTCCTAAAGCTGAACAATTTGGATACAGCAAGCAATACCTTCTCGGCTTATATTAAAAAGCATCCTTCTGGAGAATCAGTTAAAGAGTCTTTATTTCATTTGGCAGAGATCGCGGAACAACAAGGAGATCGTCAGAGAGCAGGAATGTTATTCGGTAAGGTAGCTTTACTTCCTCCGGAAAGAGACAGTCTCTCCCAGAAGGCTCGCCAAAAAGCCAAGGAGCTCAGCGCCTAA
- the prmC gene encoding peptide chain release factor N(5)-glutamine methyltransferase, with protein sequence MADSQDNVLNLLKKSEEFLKKKNIPSARLDAELLLADLLKIQRVKLYIDFERPLSLSEKDEYRERIVQRSKFRPTAYIMGKKAFFDSEFHVNESVLIPRPETEELVAWVLEEHPNKENDLEVLDLCSGSGCIGISLAKARKEWKVSFTDASESALEINKKNIQEILNTERSYELYHGDLLSPIPNETKFDLIVSNPPYIPEADKSTIMPDVVEYEPHLALFVADFQGFHTRILTEAKTKLKPNGRLYLETHPRYSGWLKETGLSLGYSDAVLKKDLSGRESFVRFQI encoded by the coding sequence ATGGCAGATTCCCAAGACAACGTTCTGAACCTACTCAAGAAATCGGAAGAATTTCTTAAAAAGAAAAATATACCTTCCGCAAGATTGGACGCAGAGTTATTACTCGCAGACTTACTCAAAATTCAAAGGGTCAAACTCTATATAGATTTTGAAAGACCACTTTCTCTATCCGAAAAAGACGAATATAGAGAAAGGATCGTCCAAAGATCCAAATTCAGGCCTACAGCTTATATCATGGGAAAAAAGGCTTTTTTCGATTCTGAATTCCATGTAAACGAATCAGTCCTTATTCCAAGACCGGAGACAGAAGAATTAGTCGCTTGGGTATTAGAAGAACATCCTAATAAAGAAAACGATCTAGAAGTCTTGGACCTTTGTTCCGGAAGCGGTTGTATAGGGATCAGCCTGGCCAAGGCCAGAAAAGAATGGAAGGTATCGTTCACGGACGCATCCGAATCCGCCTTAGAGATCAATAAAAAGAATATTCAAGAAATCTTAAATACTGAAAGAAGTTACGAACTCTATCACGGAGATCTACTCTCCCCTATTCCAAACGAAACCAAATTTGATCTAATAGTTTCCAATCCACCTTATATCCCTGAAGCAGATAAGTCTACAATCATGCCTGACGTTGTAGAATACGAACCGCATCTCGCGTTATTCGTCGCTGATTTCCAAGGATTCCACACAAGAATTTTAACCGAGGCAAAAACAAAACTAAAACCAAACGGAAGACTCTATTTAGAAACACATCCCAGATATTCCGGATGGTTAAAAGAAACCGGACTCTCCCTCGGATATTCAGATGCAGTTTTGAAAAAAGATCTTTCTGGAAGGGAAAGTTTTGTAAGATTCCAAATTTGA
- a CDS encoding LIC_10271 family cell wall hydrolase, with protein sequence MRELHFIRLICFAMLLISLPSRINSAGTPLKIHTVRPKETAFSISQKYKLDWRILLEWNGKNENEGLKAGERLKIPQNLSSSSRIEKNLPEDTPPSVSPKFHSPLKVLPPVSLPYSNLSYYPNKGVLFKASRHKDVHPIRSGKVVVLDQMDGYRKYIILEHKGGYSSVYANLRSVSVKEGETVKAGDSLGELEEGKGLYFQINQGTKAVDPIPLLKY encoded by the coding sequence ATGCGGGAGCTCCATTTCATTCGTCTGATATGTTTCGCAATGTTGCTCATTTCTCTTCCGTCTCGCATTAATTCCGCAGGAACTCCATTAAAGATACATACTGTCCGGCCGAAGGAAACAGCATTTTCAATTTCTCAAAAATACAAATTGGATTGGAGAATCCTCCTAGAGTGGAACGGTAAAAATGAAAACGAAGGTTTGAAAGCAGGAGAAAGATTGAAAATCCCTCAAAACCTATCCTCTTCTTCCAGGATCGAAAAAAATCTGCCGGAAGATACACCTCCTTCAGTAAGTCCTAAATTCCATTCGCCTCTGAAAGTACTTCCTCCTGTTTCACTTCCTTATTCTAATCTATCTTATTATCCGAACAAGGGAGTTTTGTTCAAAGCAAGCAGACATAAAGACGTACATCCAATCCGGTCAGGTAAAGTAGTTGTACTGGACCAAATGGATGGTTATCGGAAATATATTATTTTAGAGCATAAAGGTGGATATTCCAGCGTATATGCAAATCTCAGATCCGTTTCCGTCAAAGAAGGTGAGACGGTAAAAGCGGGAGATTCCTTAGGCGAATTGGAAGAAGGAAAGGGACTTTATTTCCAGATCAACCAAGGTACCAAAGCTGTGGATCCGATCCCACTCTTGAAATACTGA
- a CDS encoding TlpA family protein disulfide reductase produces MNKNVKAGFQYGGALALLLSATFFLAWFRALDTEPVVSLDGKEFRTPLGEKANIKGKTTVVYFWATWCGVCNTNLPLVKWYASTLKDENHFAFISVEEGENSSALKDYIEKQAVDFPVIVGNPMLLRDWGIRGYPSFYILDGEGKVRFAESGIMSPLGMFLRLIWARIFWS; encoded by the coding sequence ATGAACAAAAATGTAAAAGCAGGATTTCAGTATGGAGGAGCATTGGCCCTTCTGCTCTCTGCGACTTTTTTTCTCGCCTGGTTTAGAGCCTTGGATACAGAACCTGTAGTGAGTTTGGATGGAAAAGAATTCAGAACTCCTTTAGGAGAAAAAGCGAATATAAAAGGTAAAACCACAGTAGTATATTTTTGGGCGACCTGGTGCGGGGTTTGTAATACAAATCTTCCTCTCGTCAAGTGGTATGCATCCACGCTAAAAGACGAAAATCATTTTGCATTCATCAGTGTTGAAGAAGGAGAAAATTCCTCCGCTCTCAAGGACTATATAGAAAAACAAGCTGTGGATTTTCCTGTGATCGTAGGAAATCCAATGTTACTTAGAGACTGGGGCATCAGGGGTTATCCTAGTTTTTATATTCTGGATGGAGAAGGAAAGGTAAGATTCGCAGAATCCGGAATTATGAGCCCTCTAGGCATGTTCCTGAGGTTAATCTGGGCAAGAATTTTCTGGTCCTGA